The Porites lutea chromosome 11, jaPorLute2.1, whole genome shotgun sequence genome contains the following window.
GAAGACATCAGAGTGTTATTTACAAAGAAACTGCAGGACATGCTCAAACctgtagaagaagaagaagagtcTGAACTTCTGGAAAAACTTGTTTTGAAATCTGAGGGGCTCATGTTGTATgctgattttcttgttttgttcattAATGAGAATGCATCAGCTCTGCGCCAGAAAGACCTTGATGGTAGTTTGCCATTAGGAATTTCTTCAGTTTATGATTTCTATTTTAGTCGTCTGCAGGATGAACTTACACGTATCAAGGAACTTGACATTAAAGAAGAACATTTCCTGAATTTACTATCTGCCATTACTGCATCAAGAGAACCCTTGCCAGTTGGGTTTGTTTCTAAGGTGTTAGTCCCTGGAATTAATTCACCTCTTGCAAGACGTAAAGTCCTTAAAGCTTTAGCCAGTGTATCCGCACTTCTTCCTATTTGTGATGAACGTCTCCATGTCATCCACAAGTCGGTCAAAGACTGGCTGACTGACACATCATGTTATGGAGAACATGAATTTATCGTGGAAGAGAAGTATGGACATCAAATACTTAAAGACCTATGTATTGACGAACTTGACGGTTTGAAACGGAAAGGTGCTGGAAACGAGCAGTTAAGCGCCACTGAGAAGTATGCCCTGTATCACGGTGCTCGTCACATGTTACACTCTGGAGTGGACATAGAACCACGTAAAGTGGACGAACTGACAAAGGCCTACGTGATAGATTTAGAAATACTTTAtgccaaaattttaatgaatggCTCAGTGGCAGCCGAAGACCTTCTTTGGCTTGAAAAGACGGGCATTTCTGCAATATTACCAGAAGAGAGCAAAAGTATCTTGGATACgttgttgtttctgttgagAAAGTTCCTCAACAGATTCACAGACGCTCCTCGTACGTTTCTCCAAACCATTCTAAACGAGGGAGGCAAAGTGTTGTCCTCTAAAGCGTCGGACCTTTTACAGAACGGGTATCCTGGAATACCATATATGGAAAATCTTCACAAGGAGCCGCAACAGGGAGGCGTTGAAGCTCGATTTGAATGTTCAGCTTGTGTGGTCTGTTTGGACGTCTCACCGAAGTTGGAGTATATGGTCTGTGAATGTTCAGACGGAATGCTTCAGCTATGGTCACTCCATACTGGTAGGCGGATGTGGACACGcccagtaaaagaaaaaaggtgCTTTAAGAGGGACTATGAACACGAAGCCTTTCGAAAGTTGCCTTCAGTAGATGTTGCTTCATTTTTTCGCTCCGTTGTTTTCCATCCTATTAAACATATTGTTTTACCTGGGATTCTCAGTCACGCGTACGGTTTGGAAGGGGAATTAAAACCACTTTTTCCCAAAAGTGGTTGTAGGTTCTCGGTTTGTTCTATTTCCGGTGACAAGAGCAAGATAGTTACGGATTGCCCTCAGAATTCTAAGTGCCTTTTCCTTTGGAGTTTAAAAGATGGTTCAGAGATTGATCGGATATCCAGAGATGAAGACATTTTATCTTTTGCTTGGTCCCGAGATGAGAGACTTCTCGCCATTTCCCATTCTTCGGGTTTGATTTGTTTGGTTGATGTGATGCATGATTTTATTGAACTGGCCCAAACAACTACCACAAAAGTATgtggaatcctaaaattttcaccTGATCATCAATCCCTTTTTGTTGGCATTGGTACAAATTCTTTAACCAACAAGTCTATCGTCTCGATGTAGATATGGACAGCGTCCGCAACACGTATTCTTTAAACGTTGTTGATAATGTCTCTTATGATTACCAGAGTTTTGAATCTTTTGATGATTGCGGTTTTTTGTTTGGAGATATTGTTATCTCCGAACAGACAGGCAGTATGCTTTTTGTTCTTGGAGAACAAAGTCTGTTGCGCTGCCTGGGTAGAGTAATCGAAATGGTGAACATTTTAAATGCAAACAAGAGAGTTCGATGCGTAGCTTCCAAGATAGCACTGAGTTTGGATGACCATACTGTCTATGTTTCTAGCTGTGGAACAGTGACCGCTTGGGACTTGGTAAGTGGAAATCCTCAAGCTGAAAAAAACCTCGAGATTACGTGGCCGAAAATTTTCATTCCCCTGAAAGAAGGTATCTTAATTACAACTGGGTGCAAAATTTTCGAGTTGTGGGATTATAAACTGTCTGACTGCATCAAGAGGTGGACTGGCCTCTCTGATTTTGAACAAGTAATCCCCATATCAGAAGAACTGATAGCTCTTGTGTTTGAGTTTGAAGTGAAAGTCCTGAATACAAGCAGTGGggaattcattttcacaatcCCTGTTTCACACAGAAGAGTTATTACGTGCAGCAGTAAATTTAAGCTGTTAACGGAGGTTTCTGGCTCACTTCAATTGTTCGATGGCACAACAGTTGTGTGGGAGAAGGACTGGAGTACTGATCGCGGCGTTTTCTCCCCTAAGGGCGAGTTGCTTGTCGTTCTGACGTCTCAAGGTCCGCTTGTTTTGAACTCCGTTTCAGGGAAAGGACTATGTATTTTGCCTACTTTTGCTATGGACATTCTTTGTCAGTTTGTTAGTGACGAGGAGTGTGTTTCTGTGAATCATGGTATTGAAAGTTCTACTGTTCAACTGTTTAATGTCAGGTCTGGTGACCTTCTGAGTTCAATGGAGGTGGAAAGCAGAATAACCTGTTTAGCAGCCTCTTCCAAAAATGGACTTTTCGCAATCGGTCTGCTAGACTGCAAACCAAATTTCAAAGTTATCAAAGTGCATTTGCCTCGAAGGACAGTTGGAGGAACCACAGGTGAGCTGTTGGTAAATGTGACTATCTTTAAGGctttttttcttgtgctttaACCCAAAGGTGTCAGTTGTTACTCCTTGtcgtctttgtttttgttattagtcgagcttgcttcaGCAGCCAGACTCTAAAAACGCAAGcgtcctttttttttcgtgtgtGCGCACGTAAGGGAGTCatggtcccaggcgttcctagcgtgAACCGTGGAAACTCGGGATAAGCATCGCGAGGTGACTGATCGCctgctgcaacgcaggctacttGACTTACATCAGAAAACGTTTTTCAGAGAGCCATGCATTTTTTGTGAAGAAAGCCGTGGAAAGATTAATGCGAAAGAtgtcgagcttttccggaacgggtgGGTCCACGAGTTCTATcacttgaaagcgttgattgctttggaacaagtgaatacTTCAATCGTCGAAAAAAACAGGATCTTTGTGAGCAAAACTTTGATGGGGAGGTAAACCGGTGTGGTGttttaaactttcattgtatgagtcttgtgatgagcatgccaGCGGTTTATTTTCgacgatgattgaaatgacgcaCCATGTTTATCACATTTCTGGTCTTTTTCTCTTGAATCGAGCCCCTTGCATTGATTGTcatgtatttatacacgcgtactcaatcatttcagaaacaaatcgtcGAATACGATATAAATAGTGAATATCCTGAATAAGACTCGACCGTCGATAAAATAGGACGTGAAAATCTTTTAGCGAGGAAACCCGGTGTCcttaatctccaagcaagctcGACTCAACGCTTATgagagcgttcttgtttaaaCTTCGATTATTGTTAGTGTTGCAGACTGGAAAGCTAATGATGGCTTTTCATTATTCTAAATTGCTCTTTGCGTAATCTTGGTAAATGCAAATGTAGCTGTGATAGCAAACCCTGATAGTAAGCGGGACAGTTCAAACGATACTCACCCAGTCTTACTGGTCCTTATCAGTTCCTAAACAGCCATTGGTCAAGCTTGTTTTTTATCCATTGAAGAGCTACTTAAAACGACTTTCATTTCATGTCTTTTAGGACGATTGGTATACGGTGGAATAGACAGCTGCGCGTAAAGAACTGGATGTAAACAAAGGTCAGCAAGCGTTTTCTTTTCTGTCTGTTCGAAAATATCCCGCAAAACCAGCTATTTCTGTCCCGGGCGAGAACGAAATCGTAGAATTCCCCTGTGTTTTTCAAGCGAATGTATGTATATTATTCCTTTTCGTGtatgtttcaatttttttttcagatgtcccaatattcctttatttaaatATGCTACAGGTCAGAGAACGTTGGCAATTATTGGAGAAACATTAGAAAAAACGCCTGTGGACAGGCtagatttgaattttttgtagGGACATTTGAGTCTTAAATTAAGAGATCCTAAAACACACTTTTTACCGCGGTCAAcacaatatttattatttagatTTTTAACAGCGAAGAGAGAGTGATCCTAGAGGAAGGTGGAACGAAGTACGAAGGTCAGGCGAAGCAAATTCATCCTGCTCTAGTGGCCTGCCCGCCCAGTTGAATGTCGATGAACTTGAGAACGTATCTACACAGAGAATAGCTGATGCGATTAACAGCGCTCTGCAGGAGCCCTTGGAAGAGTACCGGCCTCCGAGGACCACGCCCCTGAGTTTGGTGCGGTATCAGAACAAGAGTTTTACAAGAAACTTTCCCGCCTAAACCCAACGAAAGCTAGTTGGCCCATTCCGAACTCGATACTGAAAGACCGTTCGGAATTCCTTGCCAACTCGGTAACTACAATCCTAAATGCCTCATTTAAGGAGCAGCGCTTACCGAACTCGTGGAAACTGGCTGACGCGTCGCCTCTTCCTAAGACGAAATCTGTCAAGGAAATTAAAAACGATCTCAGACCGATATCGCTCACACCATGTACCTATGAGGTTGACGAGGACTTCGAAGTTACCCAGTAAGCGAAACCAGCTGACTGGTCACGCAAGAAtaagtttaaaaagttgaacTATAACAAATCAGTGGCACtcaacgacggtttccttctaAATGCATTAAAAACACTTTATAGGCTATCCAGAGGACTTTTGGATCtttagaaatacattctaagcggcgctataaaatatgtgtctgttcggtcatccttgGGAAACTTGAGTCTtctcgaaattacaagggcttcagtattattttcccgaaaattttagaagcAATTCGAGGTATTACGAACGTGTtgatttttctgattcctctctccatcacgtTTTCGATTCCGAAAATTTCAGGTTTCCTGTTGTGAAAGAAACCTGGGCAGTGAAATGTGAattttaaacttcagaaaatcgtacgGGTTTATTACATAAGcatcgaaaattgtacatgaacgGAACGATCATTTATAAATTTTTAGTTGTCCTTAAGCTATAGAAAATTATATATCTTGCTGTACGGGTTAGTGAGTAGTATAGTGGGATATTTTTACGAGTCACGCTGTATTTTGGCGAGCCCGTGAGACGAGTCAAAATACAAGAGACGAGAAAAAATATTCCTCGATACTACACGCTAAACCGTTCAATAAGAGATTTATTATTCAACTCGAGGAATATAAAATAGAACTCAGTATAAATGGGTACCTTTTCCTACTTATGACGAGATGGCGTGACAGACTAACGTGAGTCGAGTTTTCGCGCGCTTTCATCAACGCTGTTGCTGATTGGTCAGAAATGAAAACTTGTTAAACTAATTTACTCAGGGTGTTTTCCATTATaacaaaatttccggaaatttcggtccaaacgTAAATGGAATGGTTCGGACAAGGTCGAAATTTTCCGGTCAAAGTGGTCGACCTCCagaggtggtcctctttgacCGGACGGTCCGGCCCGACCGAAAATTGACGttcattttcagaaattttcgtTTGCAGTCCCGCTTCTGCTGGTCACCCCAGTAAAAATGGCGGATGGTTTAGATGTAAGTGTTTACGAGTGCGGTGCGT
Protein-coding sequences here:
- the LOC140951403 gene encoding uncharacterized protein — its product is MATAAVTPLASSVEKTNGAKLNRLLIDGGTTVLRKAFDRHHPPAGLATDLNTYKPLLIKLFKRRVLRKPQWEQLFPPAGASPDSSKFDITLLFVLLTNICGLTPPSLGWYTNPAPSDTSFEANLARVRFYRNELYGHVTTTGVDSLSFASLWAEISLVLVSLGLAKTEVDRLKSEKCSEQHYVDVLIEWAESEEAIKSDLKKIHQSENRLQQAVDDVRQTQVKTRETMEDVYQNQTNTQQSIEGVCKTVAEVLRTQIENQQTLEEVRQTQTKNEQELKKVAAGFQELNTKVDSIKEEGGKDRNYEVLQNLAKSEFRGDIEYYVERFQRGTREWVFDRVQKWLDDRGSQNRVMVISGNAGMGKSVIAAVICKRMQEAGRLTGSHFCKYNNVRYCKPQLMLHSLAFHLSTALPEYKQALVKQLSRNLGANLNNMSVEELFALLFKEPLSAVGDPGRNMLMVIDGLDESEYHGRNDLLNVISRQFCLLPNWIRFLVTTRPATNIAEKLKHLKPFELKHDDQKNLEDIRVLFTKKLQDMLKPVEEEEESELLEKLVLKSEGLMLYADFLVLFINENASALRQKDLDGSLPLGISSVYDFYFSRLQDELTRIKELDIKEEHFLNLLSAITASREPLPVGFVSKVLVPGINSPLARRKVLKALASVSALLPICDERLHVIHKSVKDWLTDTSCYGEHEFIVEEKYGHQILKDLCIDELDGLKRKGAGNEQLSATEKYALYHGARHMLHSGVDIEPRKVDELTKAYVIDLEILYAKILMNGSVAAEDLLWLEKTGISAILPEESKSILDTLLFLLRKFLNRFTDAPRTFLQTILNEGGKVLSSKASDLLQNGYPGIPYMENLHKEPQQGGVEARFECSACVVCLDVSPKLEYMVCECSDGMLQLWSLHTGRRMWTRPVKEKRCFKRDYEHEAFRKLPSVDVASFFRSVVFHPIKHIVLPGILSHAYGLEGELKPLFPKSGCRFSVCSISGDKSKIVTDCPQNSKCLFLWSLKDGSEIDRISRDEDILSFAWSRDERLLAISHSSGLICLVDVMHDFIELAQTTTTKVCGILKFSPDHQSLFVGIGTNSLTNKSIVSM